In a genomic window of Feifania hominis:
- a CDS encoding response regulator, producing the protein MAVDDEHFLLEELKEALEQVRPGAEVWGFTKPGEALNAMKSRRADVAFLDIEMGSMTGLELAEQMKRLQPDLHIVFVTGHQQYAVQAFQLHATGYLLKPINTAALERELTFLYGERSPGRVRVQTFSGFEVFVDGVPVKFGRAKAKELLAYLVDRKGASATTAEARAALLEGPDTVSSRGYFRNIVKNLRESLRAAGVEDILLREHNRLAILPEKLDCDYYRFLRGEAIAVNSYRGDYLPQYSWAEFRNGELDK; encoded by the coding sequence TTGGCGGTAGATGATGAGCATTTTTTGCTGGAAGAACTGAAAGAAGCGCTGGAGCAAGTCCGGCCCGGGGCGGAGGTGTGGGGTTTTACCAAACCTGGAGAAGCTCTGAACGCCATGAAGAGCCGGCGGGCAGATGTGGCTTTTCTTGACATCGAGATGGGGAGTATGACCGGGCTGGAGCTGGCGGAGCAGATGAAGCGTCTTCAACCCGACCTCCACATCGTCTTCGTCACCGGTCACCAGCAGTACGCAGTGCAGGCGTTTCAACTTCATGCCACCGGCTATCTGCTCAAGCCCATTAACACGGCGGCCTTGGAGCGGGAGCTGACTTTCCTCTATGGGGAGCGTTCACCGGGGAGAGTCCGTGTGCAGACATTCAGCGGCTTCGAGGTGTTTGTGGACGGCGTGCCGGTGAAGTTTGGCCGGGCCAAGGCCAAGGAGCTTTTGGCCTACCTTGTCGACCGCAAGGGAGCAAGCGCAACCACCGCGGAAGCTCGTGCCGCGCTGCTCGAGGGGCCGGATACCGTGTCAAGTCGGGGCTACTTCCGCAACATCGTCAAAAATCTGCGGGAGTCCCTGCGAGCAGCCGGAGTGGAGGACATTCTTCTGCGGGAACACAACCGCCTGGCCATCCTGCCGGAGAAGCTGGACTGTGACTATTACCGCTTCCTCAGGGGCGAGGCGATTGCGGTAAATTCATACCGGGGAGACTACCTGCCCCAGTACAGCTGGGCGGAATTTCGCAACGGAGAGCTGGACAAATAG
- a CDS encoding InlB B-repeat-containing protein translates to MRKHLAHSHFWRRALASVITVCMLLGMLPVFPGLVTTARAAEETESGGTDAYGFSTEIPSDYDEGDGKNPFGRVAVENQVNINPVKELGIYESAAGYQLSRSLKLDGTWKWPFYETEYNTFETMFNLDKNHYTDRSTQLVQYLSGDNVVTQFQDSDYGELNYVRGVAFDPTGSGRDDHIAYYGYVNPNRNKDKANQPGVIIVDAKEANSSNKVTYLKRYSNVPASSDDYTWVNGLEYNPFKADGYNAMVAGDFNGDGEDTLIFYNPTVGSLRLMEMRDINLDFCGKEINFGQENLSFYNGTNHTLNEISSHTRDKNDEHKCRNIPMVHLAAGDLDGDDIEELVVTVSFSDLADGIEEKLGKNNYEDKNTGSTASLVLVYKTDKNGDWQKVFRTQLADVYDDTAKNWRDKNTETGYEGWFLRSAASAIGDFDGDSKAEIVTVGIPADDKCWYSDDVVRTALMITTIDCGEGADGTGYELRTCPRGGVGTNGPPMVPVGTYVRNESSTGWGDWADAESSYADNPPISVGCVLLEGFGTRPYLFAQGHIFQLGDNGRFEAAKMGANETDKYVSYRKYVGQPVIGNFDGNTAGRESVFFVVGNKLRCEFDRPFYDQWTYRGDKHWIAGLTFDPGTNEQGVPTKKVMDGTGLYATHYGTNVYERWPWYSACVALTAPDIDTDDGMLAHYERKQYTFADPEIMAILEASPYFEDLVDEYPETSGSTAFGTSTGGGTGSSETSSTSAGAYVSFEQEFQFLFFEAAKFEMEASFSSEWSNETEKTTEYSYDMSYEIGRDYNQVLLMRTPVIVYTYTVTDTDGNKSEMNISEAQEPAYYLMPIERYNELAGQLGDPVIGPDIVSAVPGQPQTYRTSEAGTRRPTMGSSNWMDASSENTVNSQSISVSSSTTVTKELTHSFDTKIGAGAGGFCVGATAGASSGSAQSVTSTSGLTYSGTVAGVPKDFRDDYGFQWKFFTWEAQIEDYIVPVLSYIIKPNSVKQPPSRPTNLAVVPDEDTAILTWEAGYNTALWYEVALYLEEDDEYYTLGRVSEAEEDEDGDYYTFTATGLKPDVQYQYTVRAVGYDGTQEVYSGYTTPVSVVIGASGQALPIISKHPEDARVRPGSDASFLVSAQFNGGPAAQLNFQWQSRKSGSGVWKPVDGAREYQLTLPAVTQQMDGTEYRCMVSGLTSSMTKVSVYSDVATLWVGKDRSDTTLEVGNVAGQSNYTATQTDTKRVTKTYVVDKGSGTYESYQAYVNNFEGGSADQVYLCQEDGLYYLLNGLTAQQPDEAGIATAVYDSKIELTALADCLVDGSGKLVVNLEDLRSDAQRTEEINGETYNLFAAQGVAVKQSGEQEAELTQDQLVQTTLTLYQKKDTSADPKFYVYLEGGDGVSTLQEVKKFDGDAYPEDGLENLTYLGDPQEVWSDVPGTVTENETPYEVYAYGGGTDEEKVYKNGEFYYIRTEDTQSSEEPGGEDKTVVTYTKLELKEYGGILGTAEGGMVTPLAVPGNQAETAEIKVYREEKHDGEPVTLTATVAGPGSTTGSIVFQIINTTTGAAQSISAERTGDGPGTASWIPKTPGVYQIIAQYQGSGATMPSSSAPITYYAYRDQEATGYDLKLADSVTYGELINPQFITWKMEGGELTTDSTAGGAVFTAYPFLGTGAAGADENGFDTTALTWKRGQTLVPGRYRIAASKDGEIVASKVLTVEPRPITVTAPKLADISAEKLEDFNLNDYLGEITLTPGLVSADETIYGETLSDLFCLTGGPEPVAGPHDLMVAYAADMEDAGEVQRKAKEDFLSKYVVELKKSVVTVLANAFPVRFEADINGTLTGSYASGTTITSGNSLPAGSNLLFLAEPIDPSFQVQSWTVNNQRVVENTDKIVLGNGGLSLNYFGLDQALEVQVTFTSSSTVLNFRAEGSGGTLTAINNGKEITGPTANVVAGSTVIFNAKPGSGYVVREWKVDGVVQTYDGTDTVFAQNALTLENVAEGPLNVTVSFEQKRGLTVTYGAVDERGADASGVTFKTDDLTATGTASGTAVNGSQVTITAELLPGVSPIRWEVEQADGSWAQVSGASETFTIQNLQNDMNVRLVVSDEATTFRLTFDVVDQSGAPIADAGTLRAFLGDREIFSGKQQIANSQIDFVFDEAEDYELVRWEKDGWGVSHDREQMRWSLAQLSEDTTVNVVVARKPKVTIDVSTSDPDASDGFGDVTATADGAAVNSGDYVYNGTELIFTAAPGENYRVGSIEVNGEPQEVEKHALTDNQTFTVRTAESEEVVVAVEFEKIPTYTITHSVHEVDGSAHGTLRADASRKKMPAYLQEDFASGTPIHEDSTLTFTAVPDEGYRVQKWTWTNENGETEDIMAQGSEASFYIGLELPVAKENLRRENTVTVEFTAVGDRVNFGAVDGVITSAKLSGGTEAQQNIVLNPGASITFTAEGNTGYEIQHWTVNGLAQEGSDKTEFTYSVPVDADKNKTGAEIRAVFQPIEYPVAWSGDRYGQVLFDKRADGDDAVRGGTEMLFTAKPKAGYELDRWMVDGEEAGGGNELKWTVPVGVEAKTEPYQIQAVFRGGSYTLTYEQPEHGTLTADVEGSEVTGGQTVLFTAVPEENYEVAYWTVNKRQVNSTDETYSLTIQGDTTVSVTMARNTHTVTFSATEGGTVAAVNGSESPATVSRHGSFTLIAEPDPYYDLLHWRVGGEVTPGEAGEPFTLTDIIEDMEVQAVFASQGGYNVKFSAGENGKLTATQNGEVFSPGDSGNTVAATSTLVFTAEPNTGADGNHMVARWTVNGKPVTWKTMDELDLDIEMEHPLSNKLTVPSLDCELEVRVEFEPYQGFDIPTSGAGYTIVAVERIPAEAYPGAPDTQIRKGGNLTFTVKPDEDHYLTELTINGTDCLSGSVGENLTVVRNEDGSVTIAISDVAKEITLGATSLQFQTVQSELTAVPDELAGKFSTIQQLQAALRTEVTRLDSRVGSNISLLDIRLQYTTDGGLNWQNATKEQFPEGGIKVSISYDDLGAGLDDSYNYTVIHMFTTDMNGHIVGDSESIKPAKSPDGISFTVTSLSPFAIGWSKPAAIFPGGGVVSAGHKITLEEAEHGMVTADRETAEKGDKVLLTIRPEAGYELDTLTITGKSGTPVTLLEEGQGYAFLMPDEEVTIRAAFRIEIPWDNPFTDVSGDAWYYEAVKYVCLNGLMGGTGDTTFSPDISTSRSMIATILWRLDGSPDMENEPWGAPYQDVDADSWYGTAVYWARLRNVAGGYGNGTFGPDDIITREQLAAMLYRYAGQPPVPNLALVFDDADQVSDFADNAMRWAVDAGIINGKGSGILDPQGRASRAEAAAMLMRFCQQPTETK, encoded by the coding sequence ATGAGAAAACATTTGGCACACAGTCACTTCTGGAGGCGGGCGCTGGCGTCCGTTATAACGGTCTGCATGCTGCTCGGTATGCTGCCCGTTTTCCCGGGACTGGTCACCACGGCCCGGGCGGCGGAGGAGACCGAAAGCGGCGGAACCGACGCCTACGGCTTCAGCACGGAAATACCCAGTGACTATGACGAAGGCGATGGAAAAAATCCTTTCGGACGGGTAGCGGTGGAAAACCAGGTCAACATCAATCCGGTCAAGGAGCTGGGCATTTATGAGTCGGCCGCCGGCTACCAGCTCAGCCGGTCGCTGAAGCTGGATGGAACCTGGAAGTGGCCGTTCTACGAGACGGAATACAATACCTTTGAAACAATGTTTAACCTGGATAAGAATCACTACACCGATCGCAGCACGCAACTGGTTCAGTACCTCTCTGGAGACAACGTAGTAACCCAGTTTCAGGACAGCGATTACGGTGAGCTGAACTATGTCCGGGGCGTGGCTTTCGACCCCACCGGCTCCGGCCGGGACGACCATATCGCCTACTACGGCTACGTCAACCCCAACAGGAATAAGGACAAGGCCAACCAGCCCGGTGTGATCATAGTCGATGCCAAGGAGGCCAACAGCTCCAACAAGGTCACCTATCTGAAGAGATACAGCAATGTGCCTGCGAGTTCGGACGACTACACCTGGGTAAATGGCCTGGAATATAATCCTTTTAAGGCCGACGGATACAACGCTATGGTGGCCGGCGACTTCAACGGCGACGGCGAAGATACCCTGATCTTCTATAACCCCACCGTCGGAAGCCTCCGGCTGATGGAGATGCGGGACATTAACCTTGATTTCTGTGGCAAAGAGATCAACTTTGGCCAGGAGAATTTATCCTTTTACAATGGAACCAATCATACGCTCAACGAAATATCCTCACATACAAGAGATAAGAACGATGAGCACAAGTGCCGCAACATCCCCATGGTACACCTGGCGGCAGGCGACCTCGACGGGGATGATATTGAGGAGCTGGTGGTCACCGTGTCTTTCAGCGACCTGGCTGACGGCATTGAGGAGAAGCTGGGAAAGAACAACTATGAGGACAAAAACACCGGAAGCACCGCCTCTCTAGTACTGGTATATAAAACAGACAAAAATGGCGATTGGCAGAAAGTCTTTCGCACCCAGCTGGCTGACGTCTATGACGATACTGCGAAAAACTGGCGGGACAAAAATACAGAGACCGGCTACGAGGGTTGGTTCTTACGCTCTGCCGCCTCTGCCATCGGCGACTTTGACGGGGACAGCAAGGCGGAGATTGTCACCGTAGGCATCCCCGCCGACGACAAGTGCTGGTACAGCGACGATGTGGTACGTACCGCCCTGATGATCACAACCATCGACTGCGGCGAGGGGGCGGACGGCACTGGCTATGAGCTGAGAACCTGCCCGCGCGGCGGTGTCGGAACCAACGGCCCGCCCATGGTCCCTGTGGGCACCTATGTGCGTAACGAGAGCAGCACAGGGTGGGGAGACTGGGCCGATGCGGAGTCCAGTTACGCCGACAATCCCCCCATCTCCGTCGGCTGCGTTCTGCTCGAGGGCTTCGGCACCCGGCCCTACCTGTTCGCTCAGGGCCATATCTTCCAGTTGGGGGACAACGGGAGATTTGAAGCGGCCAAAATGGGCGCAAACGAGACTGACAAGTACGTGAGCTATCGGAAATATGTTGGTCAGCCCGTTATCGGCAATTTTGATGGAAACACCGCCGGGCGCGAATCCGTCTTCTTTGTGGTGGGCAACAAGCTGCGGTGTGAGTTCGATAGACCGTTCTACGACCAATGGACTTACAGGGGAGACAAGCACTGGATCGCGGGCCTGACCTTTGACCCCGGGACCAACGAGCAAGGGGTTCCCACCAAAAAGGTCATGGACGGCACCGGCCTGTACGCCACTCACTACGGTACCAACGTATATGAGCGTTGGCCCTGGTATTCCGCCTGCGTGGCCCTCACCGCCCCGGATATTGACACCGACGACGGTATGCTGGCCCACTATGAGAGAAAGCAGTACACTTTCGCCGACCCCGAGATCATGGCCATTCTGGAGGCCAGCCCCTACTTCGAGGATCTGGTGGATGAGTATCCCGAGACTTCCGGCTCTACCGCTTTCGGAACCTCAACCGGCGGCGGAACCGGCAGCAGCGAGACCAGTTCCACCAGCGCCGGCGCCTACGTCAGCTTTGAGCAGGAGTTTCAGTTTTTGTTCTTTGAGGCGGCCAAGTTTGAAATGGAAGCCTCTTTCTCCTCCGAGTGGAGCAACGAGACGGAAAAGACCACGGAATACAGTTATGATATGTCTTACGAGATCGGCCGGGACTACAATCAGGTGCTTCTGATGCGCACACCGGTCATTGTCTACACCTATACGGTCACCGATACAGACGGCAACAAGAGCGAGATGAACATCTCCGAGGCTCAGGAGCCGGCCTACTACCTGATGCCCATTGAACGATACAACGAGTTGGCCGGCCAGCTGGGTGATCCGGTCATCGGCCCGGATATCGTGTCCGCTGTTCCCGGCCAGCCACAGACCTACCGCACATCGGAGGCGGGAACCCGCAGACCGACCATGGGCAGCAGCAACTGGATGGACGCCAGCAGCGAAAACACGGTGAACTCCCAGTCCATCAGCGTCAGCAGCAGCACGACGGTTACAAAAGAGCTGACCCATAGTTTTGATACCAAGATTGGCGCGGGGGCCGGCGGCTTCTGTGTCGGTGCTACCGCCGGGGCCTCCTCCGGCTCAGCGCAGAGCGTCACCAGCACCTCGGGGCTGACTTATTCGGGCACTGTGGCCGGCGTGCCGAAGGACTTCAGGGACGACTACGGCTTCCAGTGGAAATTTTTCACCTGGGAGGCCCAGATCGAGGACTATATCGTCCCTGTGCTCAGCTACATCATCAAGCCGAACAGCGTCAAACAGCCCCCCAGCCGGCCCACCAACCTGGCTGTCGTCCCGGATGAGGATACCGCTATCCTGACCTGGGAGGCGGGCTATAACACCGCTCTGTGGTACGAAGTGGCCCTCTATTTGGAGGAGGACGATGAGTACTACACTCTGGGCAGGGTGAGCGAAGCCGAAGAGGATGAGGACGGTGACTACTACACCTTTACAGCCACCGGGCTGAAGCCGGATGTCCAATACCAGTATACCGTCCGGGCTGTGGGCTACGATGGAACCCAGGAGGTCTACTCGGGGTATACCACTCCTGTGTCTGTGGTCATCGGGGCTTCGGGCCAGGCGCTGCCCATCATCTCAAAGCACCCTGAGGACGCAAGAGTGCGCCCGGGCAGCGATGCCTCCTTTCTGGTATCCGCCCAGTTCAACGGGGGCCCTGCCGCCCAACTGAACTTTCAGTGGCAGTCCCGCAAGTCCGGCTCCGGGGTCTGGAAGCCGGTGGACGGGGCCAGAGAATACCAGCTGACATTGCCCGCAGTGACACAGCAGATGGACGGCACAGAGTACCGCTGTATGGTATCCGGCCTGACCAGTTCCATGACCAAGGTGTCTGTCTACAGCGACGTGGCCACCCTCTGGGTGGGCAAGGATCGCAGCGACACCACGCTGGAGGTGGGGAATGTCGCCGGCCAGTCGAATTACACAGCGACACAGACGGACACCAAACGGGTCACCAAGACCTATGTGGTTGACAAGGGAAGCGGCACGTATGAGAGTTACCAGGCTTATGTCAATAACTTTGAGGGCGGCAGTGCAGACCAGGTCTACCTCTGCCAGGAGGATGGCCTCTATTATCTGCTCAATGGGCTGACCGCGCAGCAGCCGGACGAAGCCGGTATTGCCACGGCTGTCTATGACTCCAAAATCGAGCTCACCGCTCTGGCGGACTGCCTGGTAGACGGGAGCGGCAAGCTGGTTGTCAACCTGGAGGACCTGCGCTCCGACGCGCAGCGGACAGAGGAGATTAACGGGGAGACCTACAACCTGTTCGCTGCTCAGGGCGTGGCTGTGAAGCAGTCCGGGGAGCAGGAGGCAGAGTTGACTCAGGACCAGTTGGTACAGACCACCCTGACTCTGTATCAAAAGAAGGACACCAGCGCAGACCCCAAATTCTATGTCTACCTGGAGGGTGGGGATGGTGTATCCACCCTGCAGGAAGTGAAAAAGTTTGACGGTGATGCCTATCCCGAGGACGGGCTGGAAAATCTGACCTATCTGGGCGACCCGCAGGAAGTGTGGTCCGATGTGCCGGGTACTGTCACGGAAAACGAGACGCCCTACGAGGTTTATGCCTACGGCGGCGGCACAGATGAGGAGAAAGTGTATAAAAACGGCGAATTCTACTACATTCGCACGGAGGACACGCAGAGCTCCGAAGAGCCGGGGGGAGAGGATAAAACAGTAGTCACCTATACCAAACTGGAGCTCAAAGAATATGGTGGGATACTGGGTACCGCAGAGGGCGGCATGGTTACTCCTCTGGCCGTACCCGGAAACCAGGCTGAAACGGCCGAAATCAAGGTGTACCGTGAAGAGAAGCATGACGGCGAACCGGTCACCCTGACTGCCACCGTTGCCGGACCGGGGTCCACCACCGGCAGCATCGTCTTTCAGATTATCAACACCACCACCGGCGCGGCCCAGAGCATTTCGGCTGAACGGACTGGGGACGGACCTGGAACAGCATCCTGGATTCCCAAGACCCCCGGCGTATATCAGATTATCGCTCAGTATCAGGGGAGCGGGGCCACCATGCCCTCCTCCTCAGCGCCCATCACCTACTATGCCTATCGCGATCAGGAGGCAACAGGCTATGATCTGAAGCTGGCGGACAGTGTGACCTATGGGGAACTCATCAACCCGCAATTTATCACCTGGAAGATGGAGGGCGGCGAACTGACTACGGACAGTACCGCCGGCGGTGCGGTCTTCACTGCCTATCCTTTCCTGGGAACGGGTGCTGCGGGCGCCGACGAAAACGGGTTTGACACCACGGCTCTTACTTGGAAGAGAGGTCAGACCCTTGTCCCTGGGCGATATCGAATCGCCGCATCCAAAGATGGTGAAATCGTGGCCAGCAAGGTGCTCACCGTAGAGCCCAGGCCCATCACCGTGACCGCGCCCAAACTGGCCGATATCTCTGCGGAAAAGCTGGAGGACTTTAACCTGAACGACTACCTGGGTGAGATCACACTGACACCCGGTCTGGTATCCGCAGACGAAACCATCTATGGGGAGACTCTTTCCGATCTGTTCTGCCTCACCGGCGGCCCTGAACCTGTAGCCGGGCCGCACGATCTCATGGTGGCCTACGCCGCTGACATGGAGGACGCCGGCGAGGTGCAGCGCAAAGCAAAGGAGGACTTCCTGTCCAAATACGTTGTCGAGCTGAAAAAGAGTGTGGTCACTGTGCTGGCAAATGCCTTTCCGGTACGCTTTGAGGCTGATATCAACGGCACCTTGACGGGCTCCTACGCCAGCGGCACCACGATTACCTCTGGGAACAGTCTGCCCGCCGGCAGCAATCTTCTGTTCCTGGCGGAACCCATCGATCCCTCTTTCCAGGTACAGAGCTGGACCGTGAACAACCAGCGCGTCGTGGAAAACACCGACAAAATTGTCCTGGGGAACGGGGGACTGAGTCTGAACTACTTTGGACTGGATCAGGCCTTGGAGGTGCAGGTCACATTTACCAGCTCTTCCACTGTGCTGAACTTCCGGGCAGAGGGCAGCGGTGGTACTCTGACTGCAATCAACAATGGCAAGGAGATCACTGGCCCTACCGCCAATGTGGTGGCTGGCAGTACGGTAATCTTCAATGCCAAACCCGGCAGCGGCTATGTGGTGCGGGAGTGGAAAGTTGACGGCGTGGTCCAAACCTATGACGGCACCGACACTGTCTTTGCCCAGAACGCCCTGACCCTGGAAAATGTGGCTGAGGGACCGCTCAATGTCACCGTGTCCTTCGAGCAGAAGAGAGGCCTCACCGTCACCTACGGCGCGGTGGATGAGCGGGGAGCCGACGCATCTGGCGTGACTTTCAAGACAGACGATCTGACCGCAACAGGTACCGCGTCGGGCACCGCTGTCAATGGCTCTCAGGTGACCATTACCGCTGAGCTGCTCCCCGGTGTCTCCCCCATCCGTTGGGAAGTGGAGCAGGCTGACGGAAGCTGGGCTCAGGTATCAGGTGCCAGTGAAACCTTTACCATACAAAACCTTCAGAACGATATGAATGTTCGCTTGGTGGTCAGTGACGAGGCCACCACATTCCGGCTGACTTTTGATGTGGTAGACCAGAGTGGGGCTCCAATCGCTGACGCGGGTACCCTGAGAGCCTTCCTTGGCGACCGGGAGATATTCTCCGGGAAGCAGCAGATCGCCAACAGCCAGATCGACTTCGTCTTTGATGAGGCGGAGGACTACGAGCTGGTCCGCTGGGAGAAAGACGGATGGGGCGTGAGCCATGACCGGGAGCAGATGCGCTGGTCACTTGCGCAGCTATCCGAAGATACCACCGTGAACGTAGTGGTGGCCAGGAAGCCTAAGGTTACGATCGATGTCTCCACCAGCGATCCCGATGCCTCTGATGGCTTCGGCGATGTAACCGCCACAGCCGATGGAGCTGCGGTGAACAGCGGCGACTATGTCTACAACGGCACCGAACTGATATTCACTGCCGCGCCGGGGGAGAACTACCGTGTTGGCAGCATAGAGGTCAACGGGGAGCCGCAGGAGGTGGAAAAGCACGCCCTGACCGACAACCAGACCTTTACGGTGAGGACGGCTGAAAGCGAAGAGGTTGTGGTTGCGGTTGAGTTTGAGAAGATACCCACCTACACCATCACCCATTCCGTCCACGAGGTGGACGGAAGCGCCCACGGCACTCTGCGCGCTGACGCCAGCCGCAAGAAAATGCCTGCTTATTTACAGGAGGACTTTGCCAGCGGCACACCCATCCACGAGGACTCCACCCTCACCTTTACCGCGGTGCCTGATGAGGGTTACCGGGTACAGAAATGGACGTGGACGAATGAAAACGGTGAGACAGAGGATATCATGGCCCAGGGAAGCGAAGCCTCTTTCTACATTGGCCTTGAGTTGCCCGTGGCGAAGGAGAATCTGCGCAGGGAAAACACCGTCACGGTGGAGTTTACCGCAGTGGGCGACAGAGTTAATTTCGGCGCTGTCGACGGCGTCATTACATCTGCCAAACTCAGCGGAGGAACAGAGGCGCAGCAGAATATTGTGCTGAATCCGGGGGCATCCATCACATTCACCGCCGAGGGAAACACCGGCTATGAGATTCAGCACTGGACAGTAAACGGCTTGGCGCAGGAGGGCTCGGACAAGACGGAGTTTACCTATAGCGTTCCGGTCGATGCCGATAAAAACAAGACCGGCGCCGAGATTCGGGCGGTCTTCCAGCCCATCGAATACCCGGTGGCCTGGAGCGGAGACCGCTACGGCCAGGTTCTTTTTGACAAGCGGGCGGACGGCGATGACGCTGTCCGCGGTGGTACCGAGATGCTCTTTACCGCCAAACCGAAGGCCGGCTATGAGTTGGACCGCTGGATGGTGGACGGCGAAGAGGCGGGGGGCGGCAATGAACTGAAGTGGACTGTGCCTGTCGGCGTAGAGGCAAAGACAGAGCCGTATCAGATTCAGGCTGTATTCCGGGGCGGCAGCTATACGCTGACCTATGAGCAGCCGGAGCACGGCACCTTGACGGCTGATGTGGAGGGCAGCGAGGTTACCGGCGGCCAGACCGTCCTATTTACCGCCGTCCCGGAGGAGAATTACGAGGTGGCGTACTGGACGGTAAACAAGAGGCAGGTGAACAGCACCGATGAAACCTACTCGCTCACCATTCAGGGCGACACCACCGTATCTGTCACCATGGCACGCAACACCCATACCGTTACCTTCTCTGCAACTGAGGGCGGTACCGTTGCCGCTGTGAATGGCAGCGAGAGCCCGGCCACGGTGAGCCGTCACGGCAGCTTCACTCTCATTGCCGAGCCGGACCCCTACTATGACCTGCTCCACTGGCGGGTAGGCGGTGAGGTCACACCCGGCGAGGCAGGAGAACCGTTCACGCTGACCGACATCATCGAGGACATGGAGGTGCAGGCCGTATTCGCCAGCCAGGGCGGCTATAACGTCAAGTTCTCCGCAGGGGAAAACGGCAAGCTGACGGCTACCCAGAATGGGGAGGTATTTAGTCCCGGAGATTCGGGCAACACCGTTGCGGCCACCAGTACGCTGGTATTTACCGCAGAACCGAACACCGGCGCAGATGGTAATCATATGGTGGCCCGGTGGACGGTGAACGGCAAGCCGGTCACTTGGAAGACGATGGATGAGCTGGACCTGGACATCGAGATGGAACACCCTCTGAGCAATAAGCTGACCGTACCCAGCCTTGACTGTGAGCTGGAGGTTCGAGTGGAATTTGAACCCTACCAGGGCTTTGATATTCCAACGAGCGGTGCTGGATACACCATTGTTGCTGTGGAACGCATCCCAGCTGAAGCCTACCCGGGCGCGCCGGACACGCAGATTCGCAAGGGCGGTAATTTGACTTTCACGGTCAAACCGGATGAGGATCATTATCTGACCGAGCTGACCATCAACGGTACGGACTGCCTGAGCGGCAGCGTGGGAGAAAACCTGACCGTCGTCAGAAACGAAGACGGCAGCGTCACCATCGCAATTTCTGATGTGGCGAAAGAGATTACCCTGGGCGCAACGTCTCTGCAGTTCCAGACGGTCCAGAGTGAGCTGACTGCAGTGCCGGATGAGCTTGCCGGAAAATTCAGCACCATCCAGCAGCTTCAGGCGGCTCTGCGCACAGAAGTCACCAGGCTGGACAGTCGGGTTGGAAGCAATATCTCCCTGCTCGACATCAGACTGCAGTACACCACGGATGGTGGTCTGAACTGGCAGAATGCCACGAAAGAACAGTTCCCCGAGGGCGGTATCAAGGTCAGCATTTCCTACGATGACCTGGGCGCCGGGCTGGATGACAGCTACAACTACACGGTCATTCACATGTTCACCACCGATATGAACGGACATATTGTGGGCGATTCGGAATCCATTAAACCGGCCAAGAGCCCGGACGGTATCTCTTTCACCGTCACAAGCCTGTCTCCCTTTGCCATCGGCTGGAGCAAGCCTGCCGCCATATTCCCCGGCGGCGGAGTTGTCAGCGCGGGCCACAAGATCACCCTTGAGGAGGCTGAACACGGCATGGTGACAGCTGACCGGGAGACCGCTGAAAAAGGCGATAAGGTTCTGCTGACCATCCGGCCGGAGGCAGGCTACGAGCTGGATACGCTCACCATCACAGGAAAGTCGGGCACTCCGGTCACACTTCTCGAGGAGGGGCAGGGCTATGCTTTCCTGATGCCCGATGAGGAAGTCACCATACGAGCGGCATTCCGCATAGAAATCCCCTGGGATAATCCTTTCACAGATGTATCTGGTGATGCCTGGTACTATGAAGCTGTGAAATACGTCTGCCTAAACGGGCTGATGGGAGGTACCGGCGACACCACGTTCAGCCCTGACATCTCCACCAGCCGGAGCATGATTGCCACCATCCTGTGGAGACTGGACGGCAGCCCGGATATGGAAAACGAGCCTTGGGGCGCCCCGTATCAGGACGTAGACGCCGACAGCTGGTATGGCACGGCGGTGTACTGGGCCCGGCTGCGCAACGTCGCCGGCGGCTACGGCAACGGCACTTTTGGTCCCGACGATATCATTACAAGAGAGCAGCTGGCGGCTATGCTCTACCGCTACGCCGGCCAACCCCCGGTGCCAAACCTGGCTCTGGTCTTTGACGACGCCGACCAGGTGAGCGATTTTGCAGACAACGCCATGCGCTGGGCTGTGGACGCCGGGATCATCAACGGCAAGGGTAGTGGTATTCTGGACCCCCAAGGCCGGGCTTCCAGAGCAGAGGCAGCGGCCATGCTCATGCGCTTTTGCCAACAACCCACCGAGACAAAATGA